Below is a window of Undibacterium sp. YM2 DNA.
AGCGCGGACATGGATGACTTTTTTACTGCGCGCCAGCTCCACCCGTATCTCTTCGTCATGGTTTGATTTTTGTACCGCAAATCTTTCATAGCGCACTCTTTGCGGATCTATGCCCAAAGCTGTAGCTGCACTCAGCGCAGCAGCGATCATGCTGGCTGGGCCGCAGATATAAAACAGGCTGTCCTGGCCTGCTTCTTTCATGATGTTGTGTATATCCATGCGCTGCTGCTGATCTGCCGCATACAGATGCAATGAGGCACCCAGCTGCATTCGCAACTCTGCACGATAGGCCATCGCATTGAGCCTGCGGCCTGCATAGTGCAAAGTGTATGGCCGCCCCTGCGCTGACAATTGTGCAGCCATGGGTTTGATGGCGGTGATGCCTATACCCCGGCGATCAGCACGGCGGGTGCCGCATGCGCATGCAATGCAAAGTCATTACGTGGCAAATCACAATGCAGGTGCATGCCCAGCGCATAAAGATCGTGGACAGCCATGGAACCACCACGGCCCTCTGGTTCGGCCAGCACGGCAATTTCGTAACAGTCGGCTTGTCCACCAGCAGAACTGATGGAGTATTGACGTGTAGCCGCCTGGCCGTCTGCCAGCAAGACGGGTACCCGCAAATGTGCGCCTGCGCTCACCGCAGGCAAATCCTTGCCTGCAGGGGCACGCAATTCATAGGCGCGCATGCGCGGGCTGAGTTGGCGCAAGCCTGTGATGACCAGTTCCAGTGGGCCATTACCAAGGCTGCTGGGTTTTGCAGGTGCAGTCTTTTGTGTTAACTGTTCTTCCAGTTG
It encodes the following:
- a CDS encoding flavin reductase family protein, with amino-acid sequence MAAQLSAQGRPYTLHYAGRRLNAMAYRAELRMQLGASLHLYAADQQQRMDIHNIMKEAGQDSLFYICGPASMIAAALSAATALGIDPQRVRYERFAVQKSNHDEEIRVELARSKKVIHVRADQTILQAVRAHGVAAQAECETGNCGTCAVKLLGGQALHRDAVLTEAEQKDRICICVSRAQAGELVLDL